From a single Brassica rapa cultivar Chiifu-401-42 chromosome A01, CAAS_Brap_v3.01, whole genome shotgun sequence genomic region:
- the LOC103867851 gene encoding endoglucanase 23 has protein sequence MNSKPSCQKPKSLSPYCKEKKMKPSILILTVFVLLLLVPTVIPHNYSDALHKSILFFEGQRSGRLPRQQRMLWRGDSALKDGENLNTDLVGGYYDAGDNVKFHFPMAFTATMLAWSSIDFSCYMSDNDFRHNLVNIKWATDYLLKTVSQLPHRIFVQVGEAQPDHNCWERPEDMDTPRTAFALDAPGPASDLAGEIAAALAAASIAFKQSRPTYSKLLLSKAIQTFQYADMHRGSYADNQNVHNAACPFYCSNNGYKDELLWGAAWLRRATGSDNYLEYLVNNRETFGVDYNYLDFGWDSKFGGVDVLIAKEVFEKNVSALTPFKDIAEKMMCAVFPETAGLHMSYTPGGLLYKPVGSQLQSTAAMSFLILTYADYLSKSSQQLSCGNLKFQPDSLRRIVKRQVDYILGDNPMHVSYMVGYGDQYPRQVHHRGSSIPSVKVQSTAFGCTQGWNIFHSDNPNPNILVGAVVGGPNVDDTFIGKRTNATDTEPTTYINAPLVGVFAYFNSNPNIT, from the exons ATGAACTCTAAACCCTCAtgccaaaaaccaaaatctctcAGTCCTTAttgcaaagagaaaaaaatgaaaccatCGATTTTAATCTTAACAGTTTTCGTACTTCTCCTCCTGGTACCAACGGTGATTCCTCACAACTATTCGGATGCTCTGCATAAGTCAATCCTATTTTTCGAAGGTCAACGCTCCGGTCGACTTCCCAGACAACAAAGGATGTTGTGGCGTGGTGACTCTGCACTCAAGGACGGCGAAAACCTCAACACCGACCTCGTTGGTGGTTACTACGACGCCGGTGACAACGTTAAGTTTCATTTTCCAATGGCTTTTACGGCCACGATGCTTGCTTGGAGTTCTATCGACTTCAGTTGTTACATGTCTGACAATGATTTTAGACACAACCTCGTAAATATCAAGTGGGCTACTGATTATCTCCTTAAGACTGTCTCACAACTCCCTCATCGCATTTTCGTCCAA GTAGGTGAAGCACAGCCCGACCATAATTGTTGGGAAAGACCGGAAGATATGGATACGCCACGAACCGCTTTCGCTCTAGATGCACCAGGGCCAGCCTCCGATCTAGCGGGTGAAATCGCTGCAGCTCTGGCAGCTGCTTCTATCGCATTCAAACAATCGAGGCCTACATATTCCAAATTATTGCTCAGCAAAGCCATACAAACGTTTCAGTACGCAGATATGCATCGAGGTTCTTATGCCGACAATCAGAACGTGCACAACGCCGCTTGCCCTTTCTACTGCAGTAATAATGGATATAAG GATGAGTTGCTCTGGGGAGCTGCGTGGTTGAGGAGGGCGACTGGTAGTGATAATTACCTAGAGTACTTGGTGAACAATCGTGAAACTTTCGGTGTAGATTACAATTACTTGGACTTTGGCTGGGACAGCAAATTTGGGGGAGTTGATGTTCTCATTGCCAAG GAAGTATTTGAGAAGAATGTGAGTGCGTTAACACCATTTAAAGATATTGCGGAGAAAATGATGTGTGCAGTATTTCCGGAAACCGCTGGTCTACACATGAGTTACACACCCGGCGGTCTTCTTTACAAACCCGTTGGCAGCCAGCTCCAGAGCACGGCCGCAATGTCTTTCCTCATCCTTACCTACGCGGACTACCTCTCTAAATCCTCTCAACAACTCAGTTGCGGTAACCTCAAGTTTCAACCCGATTCTCTTCGGCGCATAGTTAAACGACAG GTGGACTACATTTTGGGAGATAATCCAATGCACGTGTCATACATGGTTGGGTACGGCGATCAGTACCCGCGACAGGTCCACCACCGTGGCTCGTCTATACCGTCTGTTAAGGTTCAAAGCACTGCGTTCGGGTGCACACAAGGATGGAATATTTTCCATTCAGAcaatccaaacccaaacatatTAGTAGGAGCGGTGGTTGGCGGGCCTAACGTAGATGATACATTCATTGGAAAACGGACAAATGCTACCGACACTGAGCCCACGACGTATATCAATGCACCTCTAGTTGGTGTCTTTGCCTATTTTAATAGCAATCCCAACATCACCTGA
- the LOC103866271 gene encoding fructose-bisphosphate aldolase 2, chloroplastic, whose amino-acid sequence MASTSLLKASPVLDKSEWVKGQSVLFRQPSSAAVVIRNRATSLTVRAASSYADELVKTAKTIASPGRGILAMDESNATCGKRLDSIGLENTEANRQAYRTLLVSAPGLGQYISGAILFEETLYQSTTEGKKMVDVLVEQNIVPGIKVDKGLVPLVGSNNESWCQGLDGLSSRTAAYYQQGARFAKWRTVVSIPNGPSALAVKEAAWGLARYAAISQDSGLVPIVEPEILLDGEHDIDRTYEVAEKVWAEVFFYLAQNNVMFEGILLKPSMVTPGAESKDRATPEQVASYTLKLLRNRIPPAVPGIMFLSGGQSELEATLNLNAMNQAPNPWHVSFSYARALQNTCLKTWGGRAENVNAAQTTLLARAKANSLAQLGKYTGEGESEEAKEGMFVKGYTY is encoded by the exons ATGGCATCAACATCACTCCTCAAGGCATCTCCTGTGTTGGACAAATCGGAGTGGGTCAAGGGACAAAGCGTTCTCTTCCGTCAGCCATCTTCCGCCGCCGTCGTCATACGTAACCGCGCCACCTCCCTTACCGTCCGTGCCGCTTCTTCCTACGCCGATGAGCTTGTTAAGACAGCG AAAACAATTGCGTCTCCTGGACGAGGAATCTTGGCGATGGACGAGTCGAACGCGACTTGCGGGAAGCGTTTGGACTCGATAGGGCTAGAGAACACTGAGGCAAACCGACAAGCATACAGGACATTGCTGGTCTCTGCACCAGGACTCGGACAGTACATCTCCGGTGCAATCCTGTTCGAGGAGACTCTGTATCAGTCGACAACCGAAGGCAAGAAAATGGTCGACGTCCTCGTCGAGCAGAACATCGTCCCCGGTATCAAAGTCGACAAG GGTTTGGTCCCACTTGTTGGCTCTAACAATGAGTCATGGTGCCAAGGGCTCGATGGTCTATCCTCCCGAACTGCTGCTTACTATCAACAGGGTGCTCGTTTCGCCAAATG GCGTACTGTCGTGAGCATTCCCAATGGTCCGTCTGCTCTAGCTGTTAAAGAAGCTGCTTGGGGCCTTGCCCGATACGCTGCCATTTCACAA GACAGTGGATTGGTTCCAATAGTGGAGCCAGAGATATTGTTGGACGGAGAACACGACATTGACAGGACTTACGAAGTAGCAGAGAAGGTTTGGGCTGAGGTTTTCTTTTACCTTGCTCAGAACAATGTCATGTTTGAAG GTATTCTCCTGAAGCCGAGCATGGTGACTCCCGGAGCCGAGTCTAAAGACAGAGCTACTCCTGAACAAGTTGCCTCCTACACCCTTAAACTCCTCCGCAACAGAATCCCTCCGGCCGTCCCCGGAATCATG TTCTTGTCGGGAGGACAGTCTGAGTTGGAGGCAACGTTGAACCTGAACGCGATGAACCAAGCACCAAACCCGTGGCATGTATCCTTCTCCTACGCACGTGCCCTGCAGAACACATGTTTGAAAACATGGGGAGGCAGAGCTGAGAACGTGAACGCAGCTCAGACCACTCTATTGGCTAGAGCCAAGGCCAATTCGCTGGCTCAGCTTGGAAAATACACAGGAGAAGGTGAGTCTGAAGAGGCTAAGGAGGGTATGTTCGTCAAAGGCTACACCTATTGA